From one Colletotrichum destructivum chromosome 3, complete sequence genomic stretch:
- a CDS encoding Putative SH3 domain-containing protein, with product MDVVVNLVTGPFKEIVEKGTVALDNAGDNKEMVSESQKLIKGAERILKIIEPLCARHLEEHGVNFTNALKDDSRSTDGPRLLEHLTDCGVDEIAEYRSQMTDMLWDFDEEVVGEETFDKEKYVELRELCKKAGLGTGEILKRMKLEAAPQELSLVPVIATSPPAVTVALDRGLENENLSEKQLHGEGKALQASPMLEEEVAEPSPPPPPPPPTNPWDLGASLAIESGLEVSMDEHIERRPPVSTMSSPVSEPASPVDMKRLSHSSSRRLDIPVDRMLPEEERYHQMSPQDISRSPISPTDRNSLVVRGQASSSTALGVVSEDQPVQPGNAPLSHRYSQASSIYSHLSRQRSQESLQSSVFDGRRNDGSNSPAMTEHRISSASGHDAQPGQISRGPIVPPNFPPGIHDGIERVPLVVNDGEGLIPVESESSEIIIPPSRVSSRPADCRIGLSSSFYLYKGFCEGAKEVARGSLGIKKITKPGFAGGHDIARCTSCSYELDFRQVELDVNNTEEANFVSHKIAFRPRFLQKSHVATKRGDELLYGCVFCVQAQRTLEECDATVFFSQRKLFDHLARHPRPLPQVPGIIAIEEAEIPPSLRNNYDLHFRAPPQESPLAGKQTEIAQRPTATAKQTVKRMYGMRLLYDNTPAFELANGARISGIEFPEKYNGEWVMGWHEGKFGSAPLDVLKLEPPPKSEVRMDTTSNISAVARWRFAPRPKDGGDWLRFDRGERITNISWAWQDHWCWSGTNAKGVWGIFPQTHVDGNTMRETSDGSSVSSGERRRRAEGFFGRLASNRKMSSQRTSSVAEVVVSSGPRPSVF from the exons ATGGACGTCGTGGTCAACTTGGTGACCGGACCTTTCAAGGAAATCGTCGAAAAGGGCACTGTCGCGCTAGATAATGCGGGCGACAACAAGGAGATGGTCTCCGAGAGCCAGAAGCTGATCAAGGGCGCCGAACGCATCCTCAAAATCATCGAGCCGCTTTGCGCTCGGCACTTGGAGGAGCATGGCGTGAACTTTACCAACGCGCTCAAAGATGACAGTAGGAGCACCGACGGGCCCAGGCTTCTGGAGCATTTGACTGACTGTGGGGTAGACGAGATCGCCGAGTACAGGTCGCAGATGACTGACATGCTGTGGGACTttgacgaagaagtcgtCGGGGAGGAAACATTCGACAAGGAGAAATACGTTGAACTGCGGGAGCTATGTAAAAAGGCCGGGCTTGGGACCGGAGAGATATTGAAGAGGATGAAACTTGAGGCAGCACCACAGGAGCTGTCACTCGTCCCGGTCATTGCGACGTCGCCTCCGGCCGTGACTG TCGCCTTGGACCGGGGCCTGGAAAACGAAAATCTCTCCGAGAAACAGCTCCATGGCGAAGGGAAAGCCCTTCAGGCGAGCCCCATGTTAGAGGAGGAAGTAGCggagccgtcgccgccgccgccgccgccgccaccgacgaACCCGTGGGATCTCGGAGCAAGCCTGGCCATTGAATCAGGGTTGGAGGTATCGATGGACGAGCATATCGAGCGCCGGCCGCCCGTCTCTACTATGAGCTCCCCGGTCTCCGAGCCAGCTAGTCCGGTGGATATGAAAAGACTGTCTCACAGTTCCAGTCGGCGGCTGGACATCCCTGTTGACCGTATGCTACCCGAAGAAGAGCGCTATCACCAAATGAGTCCCCAGGATATCTCACGTTCCCCTATTTCGCCCACGGACAGAAACTCTCTCGTTGTGCGGGGGCAagcgtcgtcctcgaccgcccTTGGCGTGGTGTCCGAAGACCAACCGGTACAGCCTGGAAATGCGCCGTTGTCACACCGCTACTCTCAAGCAAGCTCAATCTACTCTCATCTCTCGAGGCAGCGTTCTCAAGAGTCGCTACAAAGTTCTGTTTTTGACGGCAGGAGGAACGATGGATCTAACAGTCCAGCGATGACGGAGCATCGTATCTCCTCGGCTTCTGGTCATGACGCGCAGCCTGGCCAGATTTCCCGGGGCCCTATCGTGCCCCCAAACTTCCCGCCCGGTATCCATGACGGCATCGAAAGGGTGCCGTTGGTTGTGAACGATGGCGAAGGGCTGATTCCCGTCGAGTCGGAGTCGTCGGAGATTATCATTCCTCCATCAAGGGTGTCGAGCAGACCGGCAGATTGCAGGATTGGTCTGAGCAGCTCCTTTTACCTGTACAAGGGGTTCTGTGAGGGTGCGAAAGAGGTGGCTCGGGGGAGTCTTGGGATCAAGAAGATCACGAAGCCT GGAttcgccggcggccacgacATTGCCAGGTGCACCAGTTGTTCCTACGAGCTCGATTTCAGACAAGTTGAGCTGGATGTCAACAATACAG AAGAAGCAAATTTCGTCTCACACAAGATCGCCTTCCGTCCACGCTTCCTCCAAAAGAGCCATGTCGCCACCAAacgcggcgacgagcttctcTACGGCTGCGTCTTCTGCGTCCAAGCACAGCGGACTCTCGAAGAGTGCGACgccaccgtcttcttcaGCCAGAGGAAGCTCTTCGACCACTTGGCCCGGCACCCTCGCCCGTTGCCGCAGGTGCCAGGCATCATTgccatcgaggaggccgagatccCGCCCAGCTTGCGCAACAACTACGACCTGCATTTCCGGGCACCGCCGCAGGAGAGCCCCCTGGCAGGTAAGCAGACGGAGATTGCGCAGCGACCCACGGCAACGGCGAAGCAGACGGTGAAGCGCATGTACGGGATGCGGCTGCTGTACGACAACACGCCGGCGTTTGAGCTCGCGAACGGGGCGAGGATCTCGGGGATCGAGTTCCCGGAGAAATACAATGGTGAGTGGGTGATGGGGTGGCACGAGGGCAAATTCGGGTCAGCGCCGCTGGACGTGTTGAAGCTGGAGCCGCCGCCCAAGAGCGAGGTCCGAATGGACACAACGAGCAACATCTCGGCTGTGGCGAGGTGGAGATTTGCGCCGCGGCCGAAGGACGGCGGGGATTGGTTGCGGTTCGACCGGGGAGAGAGGATCACCAACATCAGCT GGGCCTGGCAAGACCATTGGTGCTGGTccggcaccaacgccaaGGGCGTCTGGGGCATCTTCCCGCAAACGCACGTGGACGGTAACACCATGCGCGAGACATCGGATGGGTCGAGCGTGTCGAGCGGCGAGCGGCGGAGGCGTGCCGAGGGCTTCTTTGGGAGGCTCGCGAGCAACCGCAAGATGTCGTCACAGAGGACATCCAgcgtggccgaggtcgtAGTCTCTTCGGGACCACGGCCGTCGGTATTTTAG
- a CDS encoding Putative FMN-dependent dehydrogenase, cytochrome b5-like heme/steroid binding protein, with translation MGLKGDDIAKHNSADSCWVIVHGKAYDVTDFLPEHPGGSKIILKYAGKDATEEFDPIHPPDTLDKYLDQSKHLGPVDMASVVVETKDEDPEELERLERVEQKPLLSQCYNLMDFEAVARRIMKKTAWGYYSSAADDEITLRENHGAFHRIWFRPQILVDVEKVDFTTTMLGAKVDMPFYVTATALGKLGHPEGEVLLTRAARKHNVIQMIPTLASCSFDELMDAAEGDQVQWLQLYVNKDREITKKIVQYAEKRGCKGLFITVDAPQLGRREKDMRSKFTDPGANVQSGQATDQSQGAARAISSFIDPALSWKDIPWFQSITNMPIILKGVQRVEDVIKAIEAGVQGVVLSNHGGRQLDFARSGIEVLAETMPVLRRMGLENAIEIYIDGGVRRATDIIKALCLGAKGVGIGRPFLYAMSGYGFDGVDRAMQLLRDEMEMNMRLIGCTSIDQLNPSLVDTRSLFNHGSTPADNLGLAVYDPLATPVQRPKAPKSSKL, from the exons ATGGGCTTGAAGGGCGACGATATCGCGAAGCACAACAGTGCCGACTCTTGCTGGGTCATCGTCCAC GGCAAAGCATATGATGTGACGGACTTTCTGCCGG AGCACCCCGGCGGCTCCAAGATCATCCTCAAGTATGCCGGCAAAGATGCGACGGAAGAATTCGACCCCATTCACCCGCCCGACACCCTCGACAAGTACCTCGACCAGTCCAAGCACCTGGGCCCCGTTGACATGGCCTCCGTGGTGGTAGAGacgaaggacgaggacccgGAAGAGCTGGAGCGGCTAGAGAGGGTCGAGCAGAAGCCGCTGCTGTCCCAATGCTACAACTTGATGGACTTTGAGGCTGTCGCCCGCAGAAtcatgaagaagacggcctggGGATACTACTCGAGTGCCGCAGACGACGAGATC ACGCTGCGCGAAAACCACGGTGCCTTCCACAGAATTTGGTTCCGCCCGcagatcctcgtcgacgtcgaaaAGGTTgacttcaccaccaccatgcTCGGCGCAAAGGTCGATATGCCCTTCTATGTCACAGCCACGGCCCTCGGCAAGCTGGGCCAccccgagggcgaggtcctGCTCACACGCGCCGCCCGCAAGCACAACGTCATCCAGATGATCCCGACCCTGGCCTCGTGCTCCTTTGACGAGCTCAtggacgcggccgagggcgaccaggTCCAATGGCTGCAGCTGTACGTCAACAAGGACCGCGAGATCACCAAGAAGATTGTGCAGtacgccgagaagcgcggGTGCAAGGGCCTCTTCATCACCGTCGACGCGCCGCAGCTGGGCCGTCGCGAGAAGGACATGCGCTCCAAATTCACCGACCCCGGCGCCAACGTGCAGTCGGGCCAGGCGACGGACCAGAGCCAGGGTGCCGCGCGCGCCATCTCGTCCTTCATCGACCCCGCGCTGTCGTGGAAGGACATACCCTGGTTCCAGTCCATCACCAACATGCCCATCATCCTCAAGGGCGTAcagcgcgtcgaggacgtcatcAAGGCtatcgaggccggcgtccagGGCGTCGTGCTATCCAACCACGGgggccgccagctcgacTTTGCGCGGTCCGGCATCGAGGTCCTGGCCGAGACGATGCCCGTGCTGCGCCGCATGGGCCTGGAGAACGCCATTGAGATCTACATCGACGGAGGTGTGCGCCGTGCCACCGACATCATCAAGGCCCTGTGCCTCGGTGCCAAGGGGGTTGGTATCGGCAGGCCGTTCCTGTACGCCATGTCCGGCTACGGCTTCGACGGTGTCGACCGCGCGATGCAATTGCTCCgcgacgagatggagatgaACATGCGCCTCATCGGCTGCACGAGCATCGATCAGCTCAACCCATCCCTCGTCGATACCCGGAGCCTCTTCAACCAcggctcgacgccggcagaCAACCTGGGTCTGGCCGTGTATGACCCGCTGGCCACACCGGTGCAAAGGCCCAAGGCGCCCAAATCTTCCAAGCTGTAA
- a CDS encoding Putative PAN/Apple domain, galactose oxidase/kelch, beta-propeller, immunoglobulin-like protein, producing the protein MARSTAYKVITTASFLSQLSSAAITACPNDEVVWETPIGVKYTVCPGSDYQFGGGSLQVVRDVQSTLECVQVCDTDARCDRAVYDKEGKICHVKNSKAEFSWAADGRFDAIRMTNDFAEGTFLATCPFDEAAYRVPNTNVDYRVCLNTDYTGDSVKMVNDVTTIQACAELCSNTQGCKKSVFDHVNNVCHIKAAEPEASLFWVQNKQFSTIHVPERINPAVQGRWGDLIRLPVIPVAAYIVPSYPEPSRLLFFSSWGKDAFGGASGLTQYGDYNFATGQISNRTVANTRHDMFCPGISQLQDGRIIIQGGSDAEAVSIYDPATNEFTRGPDMKVARGYQTSCTLSNGNVFTIGGAYSGKREGKNGEVYDPVANEWTYLPDADVTPILTNDHEGIWREDNHAWLFGWKNGSVFHAGPGKDQHWFGSAGTGSVSKAATRDDDDAMCGTWVMYDAVAGKILSAGGSPDYTDSVATQRAHVTTIGDPNTPSEVERVADMAFPRGFANAVVLPDGQVLVTGGQRKSMVFTNTDGILVAELFNPETKEWKQMAAMAVPRNYHSVSILMPDATVFTGGGGLCYVATIGASSAGCDKTVDHADGEIFEPPYLFNEDGSHAARPVIAAIGEEPVKAGATLKFTVEGVEGQGRVTLIRTGSVTHSVNSDQRRIPLNDVQVNGQEYSAKLPEDYGILLPGYYYLFVSTPRGTPSIAKTVHVIL; encoded by the coding sequence ATGGCTCGTTCAACCGCATACAAGGTCATCACGACCGCCTCTTTCCTTTCACAActctcgtccgccgccatcacAGCCTGCCCGAACGATGAGGTCGTTTGGGAGACGCCCATCGGCGTCAAGTACACCGTCTGCCCCGGTTCCGACTATCAGTTCGGAGGCGGCAGTCTCCAGGTCGTCAGAGACGTCCAGTCGACGCTCGAGTGCGTCCAGGTCTGCGACACGGATGCCCGATGCGACAGGGCCGTCTACgacaaggagggcaagatcTGCCACGTCAAGAACAGCAAAGCCGAGTTTTCCTGGGCCGCCGATGGTCGTTTCGACGCCATCCGCATGACCAACGACTTCGCCGAGGGCACCTTCCTCGCCACGTGCCCCTTTGACGAGGCGGCCTACCGCGTGCCCAACACCAACGTCGACTACCGCGTCTGCCTCAATACTGACTACACGGGTGACAGCGTCAAGATGGTCAACGACGTGACGACCATCCAGGCTTGCGCGGAGCTCTGCTCAAACACGCAGGGCTGCAAGAAGTCCGTCTTTGACCACGTCAATAACGTCTGCCacatcaaggccgccgagcccgaggcgTCCCTCTTCTGGGTCCAGAACAAGCAGTTCAGCACCATCCATGTTCCCGAGCGCATCAACCCGGCCGTCCAAGGGAGATGGGGCGATCTCATCCGCCTGCCCGTGATCCCCGTGGCCGCATACATTGTCCCATCGTACCCCGAGCCCAGCAGGCTGctgttcttctcctcctgggGCAAGGATGCCTTTGGCGGCGCCTCGGGCCTGACGCAGTACGGCGACTACAACTTCGCCACGGGCCAGATCTCCAACCGCACCGTCGCCAACACCCGCCACGACATGTTCTGCCCCGGCATTAGCCAGCTCCAGGACGGCCGCATCATCATTCAGGGCGGCtcggacgccgaggccgtcagcATCTACGACCCCGCCACCAACGAGTTCACGCGCGGTCCCGACATGAAGGTCGCGCGCGGCTATCAGACGTCGTGCACGCTCTCAAACGGCAACGTCTtcaccatcggcggcgcctaCTCGGGCAAGCGCGAGGGCAAGAATGGCGAGGTGTACGACCCAGTCGCCAACGAGTGGACCTACCTCCCGGACGCCGACGTCACGCCGATCCTGACCAACGATCACGAGGGCATCTGGCGCGAGGACAACCACGCCTGGCTCTTCGGGTGGAAGAACGGCAGCGTCTTCCATGCAGGCCCGGGCAAGGACCAGCACTGGTTCGGCAGTGCAGGCACCGGGTCCGTCAGTAAGGCGGCGAcgcgcgacgacgacgacgccatgtGCGGCACCTGGGTCATGTACGACGCCGTGGCCGGCAAGATCCTCTCAGCGGGCGGCAGCCCTGACTACACGGACAGCGTCGCCACGCAGCGCGCGCACGTGACCACCATCGGCGACCCCAACACGCCATCCGAGGTGGAGCGGGTCGCCGACATGGCGTTCCCGCGCGGGTTCGCCAATGCCGTAGTTCTCCCCGACGGGCAGGTGCTCGTCACGGGCGGCCAGCGCAAGTCCATGGTCTTCACCAACACGGATGGCATCCTTGTGGCGGAGCTCTTCAACCCGGAGACCAAGGAGTGGAAGCAGATGGCAGCCATGGCGGTGCCGCGCAATTACCACTCGGTGTCGATTCTCATGCCGGACGCGACCGTCTTcacgggcggcggagggCTGTGCTATGTCGCGACCATCGGCGCATCGTCAGCCGGCTGCGACAAGACTGTCGAtcatgccgacggcgagatcTTCGAGCCCCCCTACCTGTTCAACGAGGACGGCAGCCACGCGGCGCGACCCGTCATCGCGGCCATCGGCGAGGAGCCTGTCAAAGCCGGCGCGACGCTCAAGTTCACGGTTGAGGGCGTCGAAGGCCAGGGCCGGGTTACCCTCATCCGGACGGGGTCCGTTACCCACAGCGTCAACAGCGACCAACGCCGCATCCCGCTCAACGACGTCCAGGTCAACGGGCAGGAATACTCTGCCAAACTGCCCGAGGACTACGGCATTCTGCTCCCGGGATATTACTACCTCTtcgtctcgacgccgcggggCACACCCAGCATTGCAAAAACTGTGCACGTCATCTTGTAG